The Pyrenophora tritici-repentis strain M4 chromosome 2, whole genome shotgun sequence genome window below encodes:
- a CDS encoding 60S ribosomal protein eL33, with the protein MTTEKSHRLYVKGRHISYQRGKRNTNPNVSLLSLEGVDSNEDAQWYLGKRVAYIYRAPSSKAEGPRVIWGKIRRTHGNSGVVRASFRSNLPPKSFGASVRVMMYPSTV; encoded by the exons ATGACCACCGAAAAGAGCCACCGCC TCTATGTCAAGGGCCGCCACATCAGCTACCAGCGCGGCAAGCGCAACACAAACCCCAACGTTAGCCTCCTCTCGCTCGAGGGCGTCGACAGCAACGAGGATGCGCAGTGGTACCTTGGAAAGCGCGTTGCGTACATCTACCGGGCTCCCAGCAGCAAGGCCGAGGGACCAAGGGTTATCTGGGGCAAGATCCGCAGGACACATG GCAACTCGGGTGTTGTGCGCGCTTCCTTCAGGAGCAACCTCCCTCCCAAGTCGTTTGGTGCTAGTGTCAGGGTTATGATGTATCCTAGCACTGTCTAG
- a CDS encoding mitosis protein dim1 produces MGSVVLPHLRTGWHVDQAILSEEDRLVLIRFGRDSDPDCMSQDEVLYKIADRVKNFCAIYLCDLDEVPDFKAMYELYDPCTVMFFFRNKHMMCDFGTGNNNKLNWVLEDKQEFVDIIETVYRGAKKGRGLVVSPKDYSTRYRY; encoded by the coding sequence ATGGGCTCCGTCGTCCTCCCTCACCTGCGCACAGGCTGGCACGTCGACCAAGCCATCCTCAGCGAAGAAGACCGCCTCGTCCTCATCCGCTTCGGCCGCGACTCGGACCCGGACTGCATGTCGCAAGACGAAGTGCTCTACAAGATCGCCGATCGGGTCAAGAACTTCTGCGCCATCTACCTGTGCGACCTAGACGAAGTGCCCGACTTCAAAGCCATGTACGAGCTCTACGACCCGTGTACCGTCATGTTCTTCTTCCGCAACAAGCACATGATGTGCGATTTTGGGACGGGTAACAACAACAAGTTGAACTGGGTGCTCGAGGATAAGCAGGAGTTTGTGGATATTATTGAGACTGTTTATCGGGGCGCGAAGAAGGGGCGTGGTTTGGTGGTTAGTCCTAAGGATTACTCGACTAGGTACAGGTATTAG
- a CDS encoding putative ubiquitin protein, whose product MILVTINDRLGTKTQVPCLPSDPIKLLKAMVAAKIGRPVHEIMLKRQGERPFHDNLTCADYAISNGVQIDLELNTGD is encoded by the coding sequence ATGATCCTAGTTACTATTAACGACCGTTTGGGCACAAAGACTCAGGTTCCTTGTCTGCCTAGCGATCCTATTAAGCTGCTGAAGgcgatggtggcggcgaAGATTGGAAGGCCGGTGCATGAGATTATGCTTAAGAGGCAGGGGGAGAGGCCGTTTCACGATAATCTCACTTGTGCGGATTATGCGATTAGTAATGGGGTTCAGATTGATTTGGAGTTGAACACTGGGGATTAG
- a CDS encoding TruA, Pseudouridylate synthase: MAGYEKWSHQQLIAKIKELEKRLGDNAQGIPISDGEPTSSLSSNEQETPPTESKKPFEVRRATRPPPKAFDASKYDTRLIALKFAYLGQKYNGFEHHKNNTTPLPTIEEELWKALVKTRLITPIPTAGGETESYERIDRKTFARWDREGADVNWDGCEYSKCGRTDRGVSAFGQVIGVRVRSNKPLPKAPQSPEETPETNEEESPPSSPSSDSKPPPKPFNDLTDELPYIQLLNRVLPPDIRVYAWCPNPPADFSARFSCKERRYKYFFTNPCFAPVPGSSGRYNTSSTPPQAMREGWLDINAMKQGCAHLVGLHDFRNFCKIDASKQLTNFQRRIFHADIEEVSPLSVPAFLSHPALTAPGLPASEAPKLYSFTLHGSAFLWHQVRSLIAVLFLIGQGLESPDIIPQLLDIEANPTRPKYEMASDAPLVLWDCIFPHADEVQSSEERQHGYQDRLNWVYIGDEGGMDPKAKGLSKSGTGPSSMGRGKWGRGGVVDDVWEMWRGNKIDETLAALLLDKIARLGSSTLDKEMEVEEQTVGIAKGGPRVFDGGDIGRAKGNYTNLLERERQESVEVVNERYRMRKGIDAGTLKAKEEDGDE, from the coding sequence ATGGCGGGATACGAGAAATGGTCGCATCAGCAATTAATTGCAAAAATCAAAGAGTTGGAGAAGCGCTTGGGAGATAATGCGCAGGGAATACCGATAAGTGATGGTGAACCGACTTCATCGCTGTCATCCAACGAGCAGGAAACCCCGCCAACAGAATCTAAAAAGCCATTTGAGGTTCGTAGAGCCACTAGGCCGCCACCAAAGGCATTTGATGCTTCCAAATACGACACCCGGCTAATTGCATTGAAATTTGCCTATCTTGGCCAGAAATATAATGGATTCGAGCATCACAAGAACAACACTACGCCACTGCCAACGATTGAAGAAGAACTTTGGAAGGCGCTAGTCAAGACGCGGTTAATAACCCCTATACCAACAGCCGGAGGTGAAACAGAGAGTTATGAAAGGATAGACAGAAAGACATTTGCAAGATGGGATAGGGAAGGTGCAGATGTAAACTGGGATGGCTGCGAGTACTCAAAGTGTGGACGTACAGATCGAGGTGTCAGTGCCTTTGGACAGGTCATCGGTGTAAGAGTTCGAAGTAACAAACCACTACCAAAGGCTCCTCAATCTCCAGAAGAGACTCCAGAGACAAATGAAGAGGAAAGTCCACCATCATCTCCAAGCAGCGACTCCAAACCCCCACCAAAACCCTTCAACGACCTCACCGACGAACTCCCCTACATCCAACTCCTGAACCGTGTCCTACCCCCCGACATCCGCGTCTACGCCTGGTGTCCCAACCCACCCGCAGATTTCAGCGCACGCTTCTCCTGCAAAGAGCGCCGCTACAAGTACTTCTTCACGAACCCTTGTTTCGCGCCCGTCCCCGGTTCCAGCGGACGCTACAACACGTCCAGCACGCCCCCACAGGCCATGCGCGAAGGCTGGCTCGATATCAACGCCATGAAGCAAGGCTGCGCACACCTCGTCGGCCTACACGACTTCCGCAACTTCTGTAAAATCGACGCAAGTAAGCAACTTACAAACTTCCAACGTCGCATCTTCCACGCCGATATCGAGGAAGTCTCGCCCTTGTCTGTTCCAGCATTTCTGTCGCACCCCGCGCTCACAGCACCAGGGCTTCCTGCGAGTGAAGCACCGAAATTGTATTCTTTTACGCTGCATGGCTCGGCGTTCTTGTGGCATCAAGTCCGCTCCTTGATTGCAGTCTTGTTCCTCATAGGCCAGGGTCTAGAGTCCCCGGATATCATCCCCCAACTCCTCGACATTGAAGCTAACCCCACGCGGCCGAAGTATGAAATGGCATCGGATGCGCCCCTCGTCCTGTGGGACTGCATCTTCCCCCACGCAGACGAAGTGCAGAGTTCAGAGGAGCGCCAGCACGGGTACCAAGACCGGTTAAACTGGGTCTACATCGGTGACGAAGGCGGTATGGATCCCAAAGCCAAGGGTCTGTCAAAATCCGGTACAGGACCTAGTTCCATGGGCAGGGGCAAGTGGGGTCGCGGCGGTGTGGTGGATGATGTGTGGGAGATGTGGCGGGGGAATAAAATCGATGAAACACTTGCTGCACTTTTGCTCGATAAGATTGCGAGGCTGGGTTCGTCGACGCTGGATaaggagatggaggtggaggagcAGACGGTGGGGATTGCGAAGGGTGGACCGAGGGTGTTTGATGGTGGGGATATAGGGAGGGCAAAGGGGAATTATACAAACCTGCTTGAGAGGGAGAGACAGGAGAGTGTAGAAGTAGTTAATGAGCGGTATAGGATGAGGAAGGGGATTGACGCTGGGACGCTAAAGGCGAAAGAAGAGGACGGGGATGAGTAG